A window of the Tunturibacter empetritectus genome harbors these coding sequences:
- a CDS encoding response regulator → MSLDIFASERRAAELSPSKILLVDDDPDMRALTRTFLEHEGYGVFSSGDAERAEQIFRSVPEIDLLVTDLYMPGRSGMELARELKMIRSGLPVLMISGGMVDSAQKLRLEQEGWSFLAKPFRLPELLSTVHRILAPVEARRWKEAR, encoded by the coding sequence ATGTCGCTAGATATTTTTGCCTCTGAGCGTCGTGCCGCGGAGCTTTCGCCGAGCAAGATTTTGCTGGTGGATGATGATCCGGATATGCGGGCGCTGACGCGGACGTTTCTGGAACATGAAGGCTATGGAGTATTTAGCTCCGGCGATGCTGAGAGGGCAGAGCAGATCTTTCGCAGTGTGCCGGAGATCGATCTGTTGGTGACGGATCTGTATATGCCGGGCAGGTCGGGAATGGAGCTGGCGCGGGAGCTGAAGATGATCCGCAGTGGGCTGCCGGTGCTGATGATCTCGGGTGGTATGGTAGACAGCGCGCAGAAGCTGCGGTTGGAGCAGGAGGGGTGGAGCTTTCTGGCGAAGCCGTTCCGGCTGCCTGAGCTGTTGAGCACTGTGCATCGGATTCTTGCGCCAGTGGAGGCGCGGAGATGGAAGGAAGCGCGGTAA
- a CDS encoding response regulator transcription factor encodes MTEPAAPLIVLVEDEEHLAQGLLFNLQAEGYRVHHESDGDAALGYLLAPKTTPEEHIAAILLDGMLPGADGFTIVRTLREAHHYTPVLMLTARSRPEEVLEGIEAGADDYLAKPFDLNILLVRLKSLLRRTAWQNAATPETPPPAIADQTDEYAFNHRTIRFDTLELIAPNRITHLTLMEADLLRYLTEREGQIVSRSAILEDVWRVHEDTDTRAIDNFIVRLRRYIEDDPADPQHLITVRGIGYRFLANP; translated from the coding sequence ATGACCGAACCCGCCGCCCCACTCATCGTTCTCGTCGAAGACGAAGAGCATCTTGCCCAGGGCCTACTCTTCAACCTGCAGGCTGAAGGCTATCGCGTCCACCATGAATCCGACGGCGACGCCGCCCTTGGCTATCTCCTCGCCCCAAAAACCACCCCCGAAGAGCACATCGCCGCAATCCTCCTCGACGGCATGCTCCCTGGCGCTGACGGCTTCACCATCGTCCGCACACTCCGCGAAGCCCACCACTACACCCCCGTTCTCATGCTCACCGCGCGCTCCCGCCCCGAAGAAGTTCTCGAAGGCATCGAGGCCGGTGCCGACGACTACCTCGCCAAGCCCTTCGACCTCAACATCCTTCTCGTCCGCCTCAAATCACTCCTCCGCCGCACCGCCTGGCAGAACGCCGCAACTCCCGAAACTCCACCACCTGCTATCGCCGATCAGACCGACGAATACGCCTTCAACCACCGCACCATCCGCTTCGATACCCTGGAGCTCATCGCCCCCAACCGCATCACCCACCTCACCCTCATGGAGGCCGATCTCCTTCGCTACCTCACCGAGCGCGAAGGCCAGATCGTCTCGCGATCCGCCATCCTCGAAGACGTCTGGCGAGTCCACGAAGACACCGACACCCGCGCCATCGACAACTTCATCGTCCGTCTCCGTCGATACATCGAAGACGATCCTGCCGACCCCCAACACCTCATCACCGTCCGCGGCATCGGCTACCGCTTCCTCGCCAACCCCTAG
- the lptF gene encoding LPS export ABC transporter permease LptF — translation MRIITRYILREVISHALLGGALFTFIIFMRDLGRILDFVVRDSATMGDVARIIAFTLPPALTVTIPMAVLVGILLGLSRLAADSEITAMRASGMGAIDFVRIVSIVSAVALALGLFNSLYLAPRAASGLISLGESLKSSQASFEVQPRVFYEEFKDRVLYIQDVSPAAGAALWHHVFLADLTEPADPHITTADQAIVVNGTPNTPDAQTIRLHLLNGGQHDTSSTDPNQYNISTFSSTDVPIETEAPEDAHLGRVNTPIQALSLPELWRRAKAIQATSGHESSVYRIEFNKRFSYPFACLVLMLVGVPLGISSKRGGKSTGFVLTILLVFIYYFLSSVGVAFAQSGKLSPFLGVWGANLLFAAAGALLLYQMSRGGIALSLVSTIGVWLSKLITRLTSNGHESANARSNHDVATLLRRFRSIVRIQFPLLLDDYVMREYATNFAIVLSSFSTLFLIFTFFELIGPIFKNRTPLITVGEYLINLVPYILYNVTPLCALVAVLVTFGALSRTSELTAMKSSGISLYRIITPVLVVTILISAGLFVFDEIYLPAANRRQEALLSIIKDKPTQTFSRPDRQWISGQTNNAGEPSRIFYYQYFNAEKDTFANLTVFEFDPASFTLQRRIFAATAQWDPKVNNWVFDNGWQRTFSGETISSYQPFTVATFPEIREQPTYFKKEYIPSQEMSYTELSHYITDLKQSGFDTKRLSVQLNKKIAYPLITLVMAILAIPFALSMGKKGSLTGIATAIGLAITYWVVALIFESLGNVNTLPAVLAAWTPDLLFGITGTYLLLRTPT, via the coding sequence ATGCGCATCATCACCCGCTACATCCTTCGCGAAGTAATCTCGCACGCCCTCCTCGGCGGAGCCCTCTTTACTTTCATCATCTTCATGCGCGACCTCGGGCGCATCCTTGACTTCGTCGTCCGCGACTCCGCCACCATGGGAGATGTCGCCCGAATCATTGCCTTCACCCTCCCCCCAGCCCTTACCGTCACCATTCCCATGGCCGTTCTGGTCGGCATCCTTCTCGGCCTCTCCCGCCTCGCCGCCGACAGCGAGATCACCGCCATGCGTGCCAGCGGAATGGGTGCCATTGACTTCGTCCGCATCGTCTCCATCGTCTCCGCCGTCGCCCTCGCGCTCGGCCTCTTCAACTCGCTCTACCTCGCCCCTCGCGCCGCCTCCGGCCTCATCTCCCTCGGCGAATCTCTTAAATCCTCGCAAGCCTCCTTCGAGGTCCAGCCCCGCGTCTTCTATGAAGAGTTCAAAGACCGCGTCCTCTACATCCAGGACGTCAGCCCCGCAGCCGGAGCCGCCCTCTGGCATCACGTCTTCCTCGCCGACCTAACCGAGCCAGCTGACCCGCACATCACCACCGCCGACCAGGCCATCGTCGTCAACGGCACCCCCAATACGCCCGACGCCCAGACCATCCGCCTGCATCTACTCAATGGCGGCCAGCACGACACCTCCTCCACCGACCCCAACCAATACAACATCTCCACCTTCTCGAGCACCGACGTCCCCATCGAGACCGAAGCCCCCGAAGACGCGCACCTCGGACGCGTCAACACGCCCATCCAGGCCCTCTCCCTGCCCGAACTCTGGCGTCGCGCGAAAGCGATCCAGGCCACCAGCGGCCACGAATCCTCCGTCTACCGCATCGAGTTCAACAAGCGCTTCTCCTATCCCTTCGCCTGCCTCGTCCTCATGCTCGTCGGCGTTCCCCTCGGCATCTCCTCCAAACGCGGAGGCAAATCCACCGGCTTCGTCCTCACCATCCTCCTCGTCTTCATCTACTACTTCCTCTCTTCCGTAGGAGTAGCCTTCGCGCAATCAGGCAAGCTCTCGCCCTTCCTCGGCGTCTGGGGAGCGAACCTCCTCTTCGCCGCCGCCGGCGCTCTTCTCCTCTACCAGATGTCCCGCGGAGGCATCGCCCTCAGCCTCGTCTCCACCATCGGCGTCTGGCTCAGCAAGCTCATCACCCGCCTCACCAGTAACGGCCACGAGTCCGCCAACGCACGCTCCAACCACGACGTCGCCACCCTCCTCCGCCGCTTCCGCAGCATCGTCCGCATCCAGTTCCCCCTCCTGCTCGACGACTACGTCATGCGCGAGTACGCCACCAACTTCGCCATCGTCCTCAGCTCCTTCTCCACCCTCTTCCTCATCTTCACCTTCTTCGAGCTCATCGGTCCCATCTTCAAAAACCGCACGCCCCTCATCACCGTAGGCGAATACCTCATCAACCTCGTCCCCTACATCCTCTACAACGTCACTCCCCTTTGCGCTCTGGTCGCAGTTCTCGTCACCTTCGGCGCCCTTAGCCGCACCTCCGAGCTCACCGCGATGAAGTCCAGCGGCATCAGCCTCTACCGCATCATCACGCCAGTCCTCGTCGTCACCATCCTCATCTCCGCCGGCCTCTTCGTCTTCGACGAGATTTACCTACCCGCCGCCAACCGCCGCCAGGAGGCTCTCCTCTCAATCATCAAAGACAAACCCACCCAGACCTTCTCCCGCCCCGACCGCCAGTGGATCTCCGGCCAGACCAACAACGCCGGCGAACCCTCCCGCATCTTCTACTACCAGTACTTCAACGCAGAAAAAGACACCTTCGCCAACCTCACCGTCTTCGAGTTTGACCCAGCTTCTTTCACCCTGCAACGCCGCATCTTCGCCGCAACCGCCCAATGGGACCCCAAAGTCAACAACTGGGTCTTCGACAACGGCTGGCAGCGCACCTTCTCCGGCGAAACCATCTCCAGCTATCAGCCCTTCACCGTAGCCACCTTCCCCGAGATTCGCGAGCAACCCACCTACTTCAAAAAGGAGTACATCCCCTCGCAGGAGATGAGCTACACCGAACTCTCCCACTACATCACCGACCTCAAGCAATCCGGCTTCGATACCAAACGCCTCAGCGTACAGCTCAACAAAAAGATCGCCTACCCACTCATCACCCTGGTCATGGCCATCCTCGCCATCCCCTTCGCCTTGTCTATGGGTAAAAAAGGCTCCCTCACCGGCATCGCCACAGCCATCGGTCTCGCCATCACCTACTGGGTCGTCGCCCTCATCTTCGAGTCCCTCGGCAACGTCAACACGCTGCCCGCAGTCCTAGCCGCCTGGACGCCCGATCTTCTCTTCGGCATCACCGGCACCTACCTCCTCCTCCGCACCCCCACGTAA